The sequence CTATATCTATTGATATTCTATCCAATGAAGGATTGTCAAATGGATTGAGTTGAGTAGATACAAAACGCAAAATAGCAGGACGCTCCTACGGAACTATAAAAAAATATGAGCCATATTTTACAAACAGTATGATGCTCCTATGGAGCAAAAAACAACAAAAAGCCACAACAAGACATCTTGTTTGGAAAAAACAGCAAAATGATAAAAAGATAGCTCCAGCAGAGTAAGCTGGTTGTAAAATGTAATAATAAAAAATAAGCTCCAAAGGAGCCACCTGTTTGTAGAAAGATATAATCGCAAAAACAAAACCAGCTCCAGCGGAGCGACCTTTTTGTGAAAAATAATAGAATGAAAAAAAGATAGCTCTAACAGAGCAAGCCGTTCGTAGAAATTCCTAAACAAAACAAAATATTTCTTTTGTAAAATCGTAATAATTTATTAATTTCGGCATTGCTTTTTTAGAAAAAAAATAAAATGTAAATGACTGAAATAGAAAACAATAATAATGGCGTAACTGGATATTCTGCTGATAGTATTCAGGTTCTTGAAGGATTAGAGGCTGTAAGAAAACGACCTGCAATGTATATTGGCGATGTAAGTACAAAAGGACTACATCATTTGGTATATGAGGTTGTAGATAATTCCATTGATGAGGCACTAGTAGGATATTGTAATAATATAGATGTTTCTATAAATGCAGATTGTTCAATAACAGTCATTGACGATGGACGAGGCATTCCTATAGATTTTCACGAAAAAGAACAAAAATCTGCTTTAGAGGTTGTAATGACTGTACTTCATGCAGGTGGAAAATTCGATAAGGACTCATATAAAGTTTCAGGAGGTTTGCATGGTGTAGGTGTGTCTTGTGTAAATGGATTGTCATCCCATTTAGCTGCAGAAATACACAGAGAAGGATATATATATAAGCAAGAATACGAATTCGGTAAACCACTCTATGATGTTAAAAAAATTGGTACAACAGAAAAAACTGGAACGATAATTACATTTTATCCCGATGCTTCCATTTTCACAACTACTGTTTATAATTTTGAAATTCTTGAAACCCGACTTCGAGAATTAGCATTTCTCAATAAAGGGATAAAACTTTCTATCGTTGATAAACGAGAAAAAATTGAAAATGGAAATAATGAAAGTGATTATAGGCAAAAAACATTTCTTTCAAAAGATGGTCTAAAAGAATTTGTTGAATTTTTAGATGCAAATAGAGAGAGATTAATTCAGGATACAATAAATATTGAAACTACGAAACACGATGTTCCTGTTGAAATTGCTATGCAGTACAATACTTCTTATGGCGAAAATATTCATTCATATGTAAATAATATAAATACACATGAAGGAGGAACACACCTTACTGGTTTCCGGCGAGGATTGACCAGAACCTTAAAAAACTATGCCGATAAATCCGGAATGCTTACAAAACTAAAGTTTGATATTAGTGGAGACGATTTTCGTGAAGGACTAACAGCTGTAATTTCAGTAAAAGTTCAAGAACCTCAATTCGAAGGACAAACCAAAACAAAACTTGGAAACTCAGAAATTAGTAGTGTTGTAGATCAGGCTGTTAGCGAACTTTTGTCGAATTATCTCGAAGAAAATCCGAAAGATGCCAGAACAATTGTACAGAAAGTAATTCTTGCGGCAACAGCTCGTCATGCCGCTCGGAAAGCCAGAGAATTAGTTCAACGAAAAAATATTCTTGGTGGTGCCGGTTTGCCCGGAAAACTTGCCGATTGTTCGGAAAGAGATCCGACACTTTGCGAAGTATTTTTTGTTGAGGGCGATTCGGCGGGAGGTACTGCTAAACAAGGTAGAGATAGAAAATTTCAAGCAATAATGCCGCTTCGTGGAAAAATTTTGAATGTTGAAAAAGCAATGATGCATAAGATATTTGAAAATGAAGAAATAAAAAATATTTACACTGCCCTCGGTGTTTCAATCGGGACTGCAGAAGATAGCAAGGCTTTAAACCTCGAAAAAATACGTTATCATAAAGTTGTAATTATGACCGATGCGGATGTTGATGGCAGCCACATTACAACATTGATTATGACTTTCTTTTTCAGATATATGCTGGAACTTATTGAGCGAGGTTATCTTTATATTGCAACCCCACCATTATATCTTGTGAAAAAAGGCAAACAACAACAATATTGCTGGAGCGAAGAAGAGAGAATTGCATTTATAAATGAAATTGGTAAAGGCTCGGAAAGTGGAGTACATATTCAACGATACAAAGGACTTGGTGAAATGAATGCCGAACAATTGTGGGAAACTACCATGAATCCTGAGAGAAGGACCTTACGGCAAGTTACCATTGACAGTGCTGCTGAAGCCGACAGGATTTTCTCTATGCTTATGGGCGACGAAGTTCCACCAAGAAGAGCATTTATTGAGCAACATGCAAAATATGCTAACATTGATATTTAAGGCAAAATATTTTAGAATAAAATATGTAATTCTCTGAATTGATTTGTGATGGGAAAACAAAAGATAGCTGTAGTTTTATCATCAGTGCGATTACAAATTTATATTTCCTCGTTTTTTATTCTAATCACAATTCTCGCAGCAATATTCAACTTCATTGAATTACAAAAAATCTGTGTTTGTATTTCTAATTATTTAGCATACTCATGGATACTTTTCGGAATTTCAATTATTTTTGGATTAATTCTTTTTCTTCAACTCACTGCTATTCAAGATATTAATATTCAAAACAAACGCATAATAGTTTTGACAATTTTGCAAACAATTAGTTTCATCGGAGGCATAGTAATATTTGTTTTATTTGGTGCCTTACTGTTAGATTTGTTATAGTTCATTCACAGCGCAACTGTAATTTCCTAAACTTTTGAATAATTTAATTAGCTTTGTTATTTAATATGAATTTATAGAATGATGAAATATAAGATAATTTTAGTCTTTTTTAGCTTAAGTTTTGTAGTAAATGCTCAAGTAGCTCCAAACAAATATAGAATATATTTTACAGATAAAACAAATACCCCCTATTCTATTCAGAATCCTGAAAATTTTTTATCGGAACGAGCCATTCAGAGAAGAATTAACCAGAATATTCCCATAATTGAAAATGATTTACCCGTAGATCCTGTTTATGTTGACAGTTTGATATCTTTAGGATTGGAAATCCTTAACACATCGAAATGGATGAACACTGCCGTTGTTTTCTCAACAGATACTGCACTTTTAGACACTATTCAAAATTTAGGTTTCGTTTCAGATTTATACAAATCTGCTTTACTATATGAAAACAAAACAACTAAAAATAAATTTGGTTATCAAATTAAAAATGAAAGCTTTGCAACAGATAGTTTCATTTTGTTTGACTACGGAGCAGCTTCCAACCAAATAAAAATGCTAAACGGACATATACTGCACAATCAGGGTTTTCAAGGACAGGGAAAAATTATTGCAGTAATCGATGCCGGATTTTATCATACAGATATTTTACCAGCTTTTGATAGTTTGTGGGCTAATAATCAAATAATTGGCACAAGAGATTTTGTCGATGGAGGTACAGTTTCATTTTCTGGACATACTCATGGAATGATGGTACTTTCTACAATAGGTGCAAACATACCGGGCGAATTTATAGGTACAGCTCCAAAAGCAAAATTTTGGCTATTGCGTTCGGAAGATGGTGCTACAGAATATGTAATTGAGGAAGATAATTGGGTTTCTGCAGCAGAATTTGCTGATAGTGCCGGTGTAGATATAATCAATACATCTTTAGGATATAACACTTTCAACGATCCAAGTCAAAATCATACTTATTCTGATTTAGATGGAAATACAACTGTAATTTCTGTTGGAGCTGATATTGCTGCAAGTAAAGGAATGTTAGTAGTTGTTAGTGCCGGAAATAGTGGAGGTGGCTCTTGGCAATATGTTACTGCACCTGCCGATGCCGATAGTGTTTTAAGTGTTGGGGCTGTAGATGAGAATGAAGTTTATGTTGGTTTTAGCTCTACTGGCCCAACTCCTGACGGTAGAATAAAACCAAATGTTGCAGCAAAAGGTTATGGTGCTACGATTCAATCAACGGGAGGTCAAGTTAGTTCAGGAAGTGGAACTTCTTTTGCTAGCCCAATAATTGCTGGTATGGCGGCTTGTTTATGGCAAGCAAACACGGATTTAACAAATATGGAAATACTTCATGCAATTGAAGAAAGTTCCGACCAATTTTTTTCGCCTGATTCATTAAAAGGATATGGTGTACCAGATTTTGCTGCATCGAATTTAGTTTTACAGAATATTGAATATGATGACTTTTACAATGAAAATCATACAAAAACATTTCCTAATCCGTTTACAAATCAAATTAATATAGAATTTTATAGTGTTGATAGTCAGTATATCAATATTGTTGTTGTTGATTTATTAGGAAAAATTGTAAAAGAATATTCTGTCTCTCTTAAATTGACTTCATATAATAAGGTATGCCTTAACAATTTGCAAGACTTACAAAACGGAATATATTTTGTAAAAATTAGTACAAATTTAAGGTCCTATCAATCTAAACTTATAAAAGTAAGTAAGTAATGTCTTTAAGTAGTTTTAATAATTTATTAATGTACTAAAACCAATTATCTCAATACAAAATTTCACACAAATGCAAATCTGAAAACGATTATTAGATAAATCACAATTTCAGATTCATTCTCAAAAAACGTTTAAATACATGAATCTCGAAAGAAAACTATGGCAATGGGCAATACTGATTTTTTTGGCAATTATTTGGGGTTCATCGTTCATTTTAATGAAAAAAGGACTTGATTCTTATACAGATTACCAAGTTGCAGCTTTTCGAATTTTCATTTCTTTTGTAGCTTTTATACCATTGATAATTAAGAATTTAAAAAAGTTATCGAAAGAGAATGTAAAGTCTTTGTTAATTGTTGGTTTCATTGGAAACGCTTTTCCTGCAATACTTTTTGCCAAAGGTCAGACAGAAATAAGTAGTTCGCTTGCAGCAATGTTAAATACCTTAGTTCCTGTATTTACCCTCGTTATTGGTGTTATTTTTTATAAAATTAAAACTAATATAGTAAATATTTTTGGAGTATTGATTGGATTAATTGGAGCTGCTGTTTTAATTTTTTATAGCTCAAATGGATCATTCGAAGGAAATTACTGGTATTCAGTTCTAATAGTTGTTGCAACAATGTTTTATGCAATAAATACAAATGAAGTGAAAAGTAAATTGCAGAATTTAAGCGGAGTTTCAGTAGCTGCATTATCCTTTCTGATGATAGGTCCATTTGCCGGAATTTATCTTATATTTTCAGATTTCACAAAAGCAAGCGAAAGCCCCGATCGTTTATTAAATTTCGGATATATTTGTGCTCTTGCATTATTAAGTTCATTCACAGCTATTATTATTTTTAATGTATTAATAAAACATACAACGGCTTTGTTTTCTGCTTCTGTTACTTATATTATCCCTGTATTTGCGATATTCTGGGGAATATTAGATAATGAAACTGTCAGCTTGATTCAAATATCCTCTGTTGTTATTATTTTTCTCGGAATTTATTTGGTAAACAAAAAAAAAGGAACTCAATCGTAATTTTGAATTCCTTTTTTAAAGGTAATTGATTTTAATAATCTAAAAGACTCATTTTCATGAACCACTACATTTTATCCAAGATAAGACTTCAATAGCTTACTTCTTGATGTGTGTCTTAATCTCCTAATTGCTTTTTCTTTAATTTGACGGACTCTTTCGCGGGTCAAACCAAACCTCTCTCCTATTTCTTCTAATGTCATTTCTGTCATTGAAATACCAAAAAATAGTTTGATAATATCTCTTTCTCTTTCGGTGAGAGTAGCAAGTGCTCTATCAATTTCTCTGCTTAGAGATTCGTTAAGCAAACTTTTATCGGCAATTGGCGAATCGCTGTTAATTAAAACATCTAACAAGCTGTTTTCTTCGCCATCGACAAAAGGTGCATCCACAGAAACATGACGGCCTGAAACTCGCATAGTATCAACTACTTTTTCTTTAGGAATTTCTAAAGCATCGGCCAATTCTTCAGGTGATGGTTTTCTTTCAAATTCTTGTTCGAATTTAGAAAATGCCTTATTTATTTTGTTTAGCGATCCTACCTGATTTAAAGGAAGTCTGACAATTCTGGATTGTTCGGCTAAAGCCTGCAATATTGATTGTCTAATCCACCAAACAGCATACGAAATAAATTTAAAACCTCTTGTTTCATCGAATTTCTGGGCTGCTTTTATTAATCCTAAATTACCTTCATTAATTAAATCCGGCAAATTCAAACCTTGATTTTGGTACTGTTTTGCTACAGAAACAACAAAGCGTAAGTTTGCTCTTGCTAATTTTTCTAAAGCAATTTGGTCTCCCTTCTTAATTCTCTGAGCCAATTCAACTTCCTCTTCAACAGTGATAAGTTCCTCCCTGCCAATTTCTTGTAAGTATTTGTCTAGAGAAGCACTTTCTCTATTTGTAATAGACTTTGTTATCTTTAATTGTCTCATTTACTATATTTAAAAATTTTGCAAAAATAATACTTTAACCTCACAAAACAAATTTTTTGTTCAATTATTTAACTGTTAAAAACAATCGTTTATTATCTCATATTCAGCACATTATATTTTTGTAATCGTTGTTATACGAACAGCTTAGCTTTTAGTTACATTTTTTTGAAATTAAATAAATTTTATTTTATAATGTTTTTATGCATGACTAAAAGATATACTGAAAAAAATACTATAAATAAAAAACCCTCTTTATTAAACTAAAGAGGGTTTTTTATGAAATAATTAAAACTTTAGACCATTTCAACAACAATAGCAGAAGCTCCTCCCCCGCCATTGCATAATCCGGCAACACCGGTTTTTGCATTTTGCTGTTTCAAAACATTCAGAAGTGTTACAATAATTCTGGCACCAGATGCTCCTAATGGATGACCAAGAGAAACTCCTCCTCCGTTTACATTTACAATTTTTGAATCAAGTTCCATTTTCTTTAAGTTAGCAAGCGCAACCACAGAAAATGCTTCATTAATTTCATAAAAGTCAATATCTTCTTTTGTCAAACCAGCTTTTTCTATTGCTTTTGGAATAGCTAATGCCGGTGCGGTAGTGAACCATTCAGGGGACTGAGCAGCATCTGCATAGCCTCGAATTTTGGCAATTGGTTTAACTCCAAGTTCTTCTGCTTTTTCTTTGCTCATAAGTACCAAAGCTGCAGCACCATCATTTATAGTTGAAGCATTTGCGGCAGTTACTGTTCCATTTTTAATAAAAACAGGACGTAAAGCTGGAATTTTCTCAAATTTTACATTTTTAT comes from Bacteroidota bacterium and encodes:
- the gyrB gene encoding DNA topoisomerase (ATP-hydrolyzing) subunit B, translating into MTEIENNNNGVTGYSADSIQVLEGLEAVRKRPAMYIGDVSTKGLHHLVYEVVDNSIDEALVGYCNNIDVSINADCSITVIDDGRGIPIDFHEKEQKSALEVVMTVLHAGGKFDKDSYKVSGGLHGVGVSCVNGLSSHLAAEIHREGYIYKQEYEFGKPLYDVKKIGTTEKTGTIITFYPDASIFTTTVYNFEILETRLRELAFLNKGIKLSIVDKREKIENGNNESDYRQKTFLSKDGLKEFVEFLDANRERLIQDTINIETTKHDVPVEIAMQYNTSYGENIHSYVNNINTHEGGTHLTGFRRGLTRTLKNYADKSGMLTKLKFDISGDDFREGLTAVISVKVQEPQFEGQTKTKLGNSEISSVVDQAVSELLSNYLEENPKDARTIVQKVILAATARHAARKARELVQRKNILGGAGLPGKLADCSERDPTLCEVFFVEGDSAGGTAKQGRDRKFQAIMPLRGKILNVEKAMMHKIFENEEIKNIYTALGVSIGTAEDSKALNLEKIRYHKVVIMTDADVDGSHITTLIMTFFFRYMLELIERGYLYIATPPLYLVKKGKQQQYCWSEEERIAFINEIGKGSESGVHIQRYKGLGEMNAEQLWETTMNPERRTLRQVTIDSAAEADRIFSMLMGDEVPPRRAFIEQHAKYANIDI
- a CDS encoding S8 family serine peptidase gives rise to the protein MMKYKIILVFFSLSFVVNAQVAPNKYRIYFTDKTNTPYSIQNPENFLSERAIQRRINQNIPIIENDLPVDPVYVDSLISLGLEILNTSKWMNTAVVFSTDTALLDTIQNLGFVSDLYKSALLYENKTTKNKFGYQIKNESFATDSFILFDYGAASNQIKMLNGHILHNQGFQGQGKIIAVIDAGFYHTDILPAFDSLWANNQIIGTRDFVDGGTVSFSGHTHGMMVLSTIGANIPGEFIGTAPKAKFWLLRSEDGATEYVIEEDNWVSAAEFADSAGVDIINTSLGYNTFNDPSQNHTYSDLDGNTTVISVGADIAASKGMLVVVSAGNSGGGSWQYVTAPADADSVLSVGAVDENEVYVGFSSTGPTPDGRIKPNVAAKGYGATIQSTGGQVSSGSGTSFASPIIAGMAACLWQANTDLTNMEILHAIEESSDQFFSPDSLKGYGVPDFAASNLVLQNIEYDDFYNENHTKTFPNPFTNQINIEFYSVDSQYINIVVVDLLGKIVKEYSVSLKLTSYNKVCLNNLQDLQNGIYFVKISTNLRSYQSKLIKVSK
- a CDS encoding EamA family transporter; the protein is MNLERKLWQWAILIFLAIIWGSSFILMKKGLDSYTDYQVAAFRIFISFVAFIPLIIKNLKKLSKENVKSLLIVGFIGNAFPAILFAKGQTEISSSLAAMLNTLVPVFTLVIGVIFYKIKTNIVNIFGVLIGLIGAAVLIFYSSNGSFEGNYWYSVLIVVATMFYAINTNEVKSKLQNLSGVSVAALSFLMIGPFAGIYLIFSDFTKASESPDRLLNFGYICALALLSSFTAIIIFNVLIKHTTALFSASVTYIIPVFAIFWGILDNETVSLIQISSVVIIFLGIYLVNKKKGTQS
- a CDS encoding sigma-70 family RNA polymerase sigma factor, with product MRQLKITKSITNRESASLDKYLQEIGREELITVEEEVELAQRIKKGDQIALEKLARANLRFVVSVAKQYQNQGLNLPDLINEGNLGLIKAAQKFDETRGFKFISYAVWWIRQSILQALAEQSRIVRLPLNQVGSLNKINKAFSKFEQEFERKPSPEELADALEIPKEKVVDTMRVSGRHVSVDAPFVDGEENSLLDVLINSDSPIADKSLLNESLSREIDRALATLTERERDIIKLFFGISMTEMTLEEIGERFGLTRERVRQIKEKAIRRLRHTSRSKLLKSYLG